From a region of the Methanomassiliicoccus sp. genome:
- a CDS encoding UvrD-helicase domain-containing protein, with protein sequence MTLLSERQREAMDPSRSMCVTAGAGAGKTHTLVEKYIHLIESGVAVSEILALTFTEKAAAEMKHRVRTSIMKLQGEEWDRVKEEINWCKISTFHAFCVSVIKEFPLETGVPPSFHVLEEVEKRELLGEALDRLLSPPLEPDVNEALVRLLSDMPMSKLATSLQYLYDRRSETSNFLNSFTTKDELLVRWRDIACEGRRRSVTFFIEDEAFMGAVETLRELAPRYSGGKDSGCKYLDAIAPLLDDISTSVPVEETCNAISELGKVKGTRNGGSKPVFGQDLGRFRDAVAAIQEALKRHGTDIMDEGAEDLNEGAAKILLDLKLVFDSYKAIISELKRDGNAIDFGDMIAIVHDLFERDPAMVEEEFTRRYRYILVDEFQDTDAIQSDIIWRMAGGEDAKERLFIVGDPKQSIYLFRNVDVSMFKDFQGRIDELLEGRSIHLDTNYRSSPQVIDFVNQVFGQLMGEARERWEFQYQEMRCGDARKDDQGSVELLLLPEDGGSEAEFIARRVQNIVEMGTREIYWSEDGKKHLDVPRKAGYGDIAILLRAKTRLHDFEDALTRYGIPYRVHGGLGFFERQEIIDLSNLLSFLSDEDDDMSLYGVLRSPYFSFSDEQLFHMLCRRNGSLWNALVAYAAGTEDERVRRSVERLNRWLHYAPRSTVPQLLNMVYRESGIFAVYGALDDGELMIANLEKLLSMVRNAHSSGFLSLSEFKRWMQLSMEAGAKEGLAQLAGGEGSVKIMTVHAAKGLEFPIVFVPEMNFFRGEDSSLLLFSEDAGIGVDAPDPGDGHKLKATLPKRIIAEELDSKASAERKRLLYVALTRAKDHLVMCGSTPNEKEQEKELWINWILQAAAIGVEDISAGEKVISPQLSLGIVQDPGVFEAEEREMATGSLLDPEEMSAFIVPRAPIDVAPSKTPLSPSQISHERKRAVAAGRVRTKLPDIVVKGELSCLNIPTVRGTIIHEILSGKDASVVLRKYGITDGARVRELSGMYDRLMSEPMMTDAKAVYRELAFMAKVDDEVYKGRIDLLLQNGDGSWLVVDHKTGRFDGEIGDEKLEDYRLQMEIYEKAIADQMKKKVSSLLWLVDEERLLTL encoded by the coding sequence ATGACGTTGCTGAGTGAGCGGCAGCGGGAAGCGATGGACCCTTCCAGGTCGATGTGCGTGACGGCCGGAGCCGGTGCCGGGAAGACGCACACCCTGGTCGAGAAGTACATTCACCTCATCGAGAGCGGCGTAGCGGTCTCGGAGATACTCGCGCTGACGTTCACGGAGAAGGCGGCGGCGGAGATGAAGCACCGCGTGCGCACCTCCATCATGAAGCTGCAGGGCGAGGAGTGGGACCGGGTCAAGGAGGAGATCAACTGGTGCAAGATCTCCACTTTCCACGCGTTCTGCGTGAGCGTCATCAAGGAGTTCCCGCTGGAGACAGGGGTACCGCCCAGCTTCCACGTCCTGGAGGAGGTGGAGAAGAGAGAGCTTCTTGGCGAGGCTTTAGACCGCCTGCTCTCTCCGCCGCTGGAGCCGGATGTCAACGAAGCACTGGTGCGCCTCCTCTCCGACATGCCTATGTCGAAGCTCGCGACGAGCCTGCAGTACCTATACGATCGGCGCTCCGAGACATCCAACTTCCTCAATTCGTTCACCACCAAGGACGAGCTCCTGGTTCGGTGGAGGGATATAGCGTGTGAGGGCCGCAGGAGATCGGTTACCTTCTTCATCGAGGACGAGGCATTCATGGGAGCCGTGGAAACGCTTCGAGAGCTCGCCCCAAGATACAGCGGCGGAAAGGACTCAGGATGCAAGTACCTGGATGCGATCGCCCCGTTGCTCGATGATATCAGCACTAGCGTTCCTGTAGAGGAAACGTGCAATGCCATCAGCGAGCTGGGGAAGGTGAAAGGCACGAGGAACGGGGGAAGCAAGCCCGTGTTCGGTCAGGACCTGGGGCGGTTCCGGGACGCGGTCGCGGCTATCCAGGAAGCGCTTAAGCGCCATGGGACGGACATCATGGACGAGGGGGCGGAGGACCTCAACGAGGGGGCGGCCAAGATCCTCCTGGACCTGAAGCTGGTCTTCGATTCCTATAAGGCCATCATCAGCGAGCTGAAGCGGGACGGCAACGCCATCGACTTCGGGGACATGATCGCCATCGTCCACGACCTGTTCGAGAGGGACCCGGCGATGGTGGAGGAGGAGTTCACCAGAAGGTACCGCTACATCCTGGTGGACGAGTTCCAGGATACGGATGCGATACAGAGCGACATCATCTGGAGGATGGCCGGCGGCGAGGACGCTAAGGAGCGGCTGTTCATCGTTGGCGATCCCAAGCAGTCCATCTACCTCTTCCGCAACGTGGATGTGTCCATGTTCAAGGACTTCCAGGGCAGGATCGACGAACTGCTGGAAGGGAGGAGCATACACCTCGACACGAACTACCGCTCATCACCGCAGGTCATAGACTTCGTGAACCAAGTCTTCGGCCAGCTCATGGGCGAGGCCAGGGAGAGGTGGGAGTTCCAGTACCAGGAGATGAGGTGCGGCGATGCTCGCAAGGATGACCAGGGCTCGGTGGAGCTGCTTCTTCTTCCAGAAGATGGTGGCTCGGAGGCGGAGTTCATCGCCCGCCGCGTGCAGAACATCGTGGAGATGGGGACAAGGGAGATATACTGGTCCGAGGACGGCAAGAAACACCTGGACGTTCCCAGGAAGGCAGGGTATGGAGACATCGCCATCCTGCTCCGAGCGAAGACGCGCCTTCATGATTTTGAGGACGCGCTAACCCGCTACGGCATCCCCTACCGTGTCCACGGCGGCCTGGGGTTCTTCGAGAGGCAGGAGATCATCGACCTGAGCAACCTCCTCTCCTTCCTCAGCGATGAGGATGACGATATGTCGCTGTACGGCGTGCTCCGTTCACCATATTTCTCGTTCTCGGACGAGCAGCTCTTCCACATGCTCTGTCGGCGGAACGGCTCCTTGTGGAACGCCCTCGTCGCATATGCCGCTGGAACGGAGGATGAGCGTGTTAGACGCTCTGTAGAGAGACTAAATCGCTGGCTCCACTACGCTCCCCGCTCCACCGTGCCTCAGCTGCTGAACATGGTGTACCGGGAGTCCGGCATCTTCGCCGTGTACGGGGCGCTGGACGACGGCGAGCTGATGATCGCCAACCTCGAGAAGCTCCTCTCCATGGTCAGGAACGCGCACTCGTCCGGTTTTCTCTCGCTGTCGGAATTCAAGCGCTGGATGCAACTGAGCATGGAGGCCGGGGCCAAGGAAGGATTGGCGCAGCTCGCCGGCGGTGAGGGCTCGGTGAAGATCATGACCGTCCACGCGGCCAAGGGGCTGGAGTTCCCCATAGTCTTCGTGCCGGAGATGAACTTCTTCAGGGGCGAGGACTCGTCCCTGCTCCTGTTCTCCGAGGACGCGGGTATCGGTGTCGACGCCCCGGACCCGGGGGACGGTCACAAGCTGAAGGCGACCCTGCCCAAGAGGATAATCGCCGAGGAGCTTGACTCCAAGGCATCGGCGGAGAGGAAGCGCCTCCTCTATGTGGCGCTGACCCGGGCCAAGGACCACCTGGTGATGTGCGGCAGCACGCCTAATGAGAAGGAACAGGAGAAGGAGCTGTGGATCAACTGGATACTTCAGGCAGCGGCCATAGGCGTCGAGGACATCAGCGCTGGAGAGAAGGTCATCAGCCCCCAGCTGTCGTTGGGGATAGTCCAGGACCCCGGGGTGTTTGAGGCGGAGGAGAGGGAGATGGCGACCGGGTCGCTGCTGGACCCAGAAGAGATGAGCGCCTTCATCGTACCCCGAGCGCCCATAGATGTAGCTCCATCAAAGACGCCGCTCTCTCCGTCGCAGATATCCCATGAGCGTAAGAGGGCCGTAGCAGCAGGCAGGGTGAGGACGAAGCTGCCGGATATCGTCGTAAAGGGGGAGCTGAGCTGCTTAAACATCCCGACGGTGAGGGGCACTATCATCCACGAGATCCTCAGCGGTAAGGATGCCAGCGTGGTGCTCAGGAAGTACGGCATAACAGATGGCGCCAGGGTGAGGGAGCTCTCCGGCATGTACGACCGCTTGATGTCCGAGCCCATGATGACCGATGCCAAGGCCGTTTATCGGGAGCTGGCGTTCATGGCCAAGGTAGATGACGAGGTCTACAAGGGCAGGATCGACCTGCTGCTGCAGAACGGCGACGGTTCATGGCTCGTAGTGGACCATAAGACCGGTCGCTTTGACGGCGAGATCGGTGATGAGAAGCTCGAAGATTACAGGCTCCAGATGGAGATCTACGAGAAGGCGATCGCCGATCAAATGAAGAAAAAGGTGAGCTCATTACTATGGCTGGTGGATGAGGAGCGGTTGCTCACGCTCTGA
- a CDS encoding ATP-binding protein translates to MEWIVLGEKNGKIRLVSKNNTNGILPKGSYLTIELTSTGSKFILRVDDTEQSEPYSPSPLIVDMDLSPLKQDQMCQNIISAYRVRDIYNRSDGLIDFIPPQSIARRSTQAEVDLALGGGTSGPKVFVATLHSSQNQLLKDESGKHITATLPVDMFFHQVLVCGKTGSGKTVATKYLAQYFTESLEGAVLAINVKDVDFLKMDCPSRTTNPAVVEEWETLGEHPRGVENYTIYYPANIAIDTTQKVTPEVCQKITLDVTRIEPEALTGLLEGISDTASMNFPNIFRHWQEEQRSNKNGKFTFGEFVLYFSEGVENGREFPTMNSRGDSSFVTLHKGTCDNIIRNLDYALDFFDNKDAKCIDETDILVPNKMSIINVAGNKGIQFGSILLRDLLHRIVDAKDKQRSRTNMLIIIDEVHQFYNTDSSREALGDLDTICRTGRSKKIGVIFSSQNPTDIPRGLANVINTKIFFKSDANSAKSLGLRVTDDEMESLRKGFAVASIHELSQLKVLKFPLSYSGVFEKE, encoded by the coding sequence ATGGAATGGATAGTGCTCGGTGAGAAGAACGGAAAGATACGCCTTGTATCAAAGAATAACACGAATGGAATCCTGCCAAAGGGATCCTATTTAACAATTGAGCTGACTAGTACTGGAAGTAAGTTTATCCTTCGAGTGGATGACACTGAACAGTCAGAGCCATACAGCCCATCTCCTCTGATAGTAGATATGGATCTCTCTCCGCTGAAGCAAGACCAGATGTGCCAGAATATTATCAGCGCTTATCGTGTAAGGGATATATACAACAGATCAGACGGGCTGATTGATTTTATACCTCCACAATCAATCGCCAGAAGGTCTACGCAAGCCGAGGTAGACTTAGCACTAGGGGGAGGTACGAGCGGACCAAAGGTGTTTGTTGCCACTCTGCACTCAAGCCAAAATCAGCTATTAAAGGATGAGAGCGGAAAGCACATCACCGCCACATTGCCCGTCGACATGTTCTTCCATCAAGTGCTGGTGTGCGGTAAGACGGGGAGCGGGAAGACCGTAGCTACAAAATATCTAGCACAATATTTTACAGAGTCGCTTGAAGGAGCCGTTCTGGCCATCAATGTAAAGGACGTGGATTTCTTAAAGATGGACTGTCCATCCAGGACAACAAACCCGGCTGTGGTCGAGGAGTGGGAGACCTTAGGTGAACATCCCCGGGGCGTTGAGAACTATACCATATACTACCCAGCCAATATTGCCATCGATACTACCCAGAAGGTAACGCCAGAGGTCTGCCAAAAGATAACCCTCGATGTCACAAGGATTGAGCCTGAGGCGCTGACCGGACTTCTGGAGGGTATCAGCGACACCGCCTCCATGAATTTCCCTAACATATTTCGCCATTGGCAAGAGGAACAAAGGAGCAATAAGAACGGCAAGTTTACCTTCGGGGAATTCGTCCTTTACTTCTCTGAGGGCGTGGAGAACGGGAGGGAGTTCCCGACCATGAACTCTAGAGGCGACTCGTCTTTCGTCACTCTCCATAAAGGTACCTGCGACAATATCATCCGTAATCTAGACTATGCGCTTGATTTCTTCGACAACAAGGATGCCAAGTGCATCGACGAGACCGATATCCTTGTGCCCAACAAGATGTCCATAATCAACGTGGCTGGCAACAAAGGCATCCAGTTCGGCTCCATTCTTCTTCGTGATTTGCTACATAGGATCGTGGATGCCAAAGATAAGCAAAGATCGCGGACAAACATGCTCATCATCATTGACGAAGTCCATCAGTTCTACAATACGGACAGCTCGCGCGAGGCTTTGGGCGACCTAGACACTATTTGCCGTACTGGACGGAGCAAGAAGATTGGGGTCATATTTTCGTCCCAGAACCCTACTGACATACCAAGAGGATTGGCTAATGTCATTAACACGAAGATCTTTTTTAAATCGGACGCTAACTCAGCTAAGTCCCTTGGATTGAGGGTCACTGACGATGAGATGGAAAGTCTAAGGAAGGGTTTCGCTGTTGCGAGCATCCACGAACTCTCACAACTGAAAGTATTGAAGTTCCCACTGTCGTACTCAGGAGTCTTCGAGAAGGAGTGA
- a CDS encoding MarR family transcriptional regulator has translation MDLKKSFARHYYARTLMELRMMSRVNVNDRITFNSVLYMDLIAFTENCTISKLAEMLHVSKSSVTIKVNELVEQGYVVKTKSETDGRIHYLSISSEASEPYSREDRQFDVMIKMLQERFSEKELKKFSEILDESAEYLDADQIL, from the coding sequence ATGGACCTGAAGAAGAGCTTCGCTCGACATTACTACGCGCGCACCCTGATGGAGCTCCGGATGATGAGCCGCGTCAATGTCAACGACAGGATCACTTTCAATAGCGTGCTCTACATGGACCTCATAGCCTTCACGGAGAACTGCACTATTTCCAAACTGGCGGAGATGCTGCACGTCTCGAAATCATCGGTCACAATCAAGGTCAACGAGTTGGTAGAGCAGGGATATGTAGTCAAGACGAAAAGCGAAACCGATGGACGAATCCACTATTTGTCGATCTCTTCCGAGGCGAGCGAGCCCTATAGTCGCGAAGATCGCCAGTTCGACGTAATGATCAAGATGCTGCAAGAAAGGTTTTCGGAGAAAGAACTGAAAAAGTTCAGCGAGATACTGGACGAATCGGCCGAATATCTGGACGCCGATCAGATCCTTTGA